The proteins below come from a single Xyrauchen texanus isolate HMW12.3.18 chromosome 3, RBS_HiC_50CHRs, whole genome shotgun sequence genomic window:
- the LOC127625240 gene encoding metaxin-3-like isoform X1: protein MVNKYVNHGYQAETVVGGLSACCAISCVSIMQTNMAEPIELLCWGDDWDLPSVHTDSLIVLAYAKFAGAKLTVKCVDWTWRTITASVPQLHYEGSTVTEPTRILNFLRKKRFNADYELTAKEGADTMAYIALLEEKLRPALLHTFWVDAENYANLTRPWFSSHCPFPLNFFVPGRQASLALSRILLTKGESPLLNITEVEGKIYSEAKEGLNLLSHRLGNSNYFFGNTPTSLDAFVFGYIAPLLKAPLPSGQLQKHLNQLDNLCQFCNTILKSYFTDATAEKKMDGAPTASNDPVDANLQKLTQLVNKESNLIEKMDGNLRSSPQHRPHRHEAKPSALTSEKNLTPA from the exons ATGGTGAATAAATATGTTAATCATGGCTACCAAG CTGAGACTGTGGTAGGAGGATTGTCTGCATGCTGTGCGATCTCATGTGTCTCAATCATGCAAACAAACATGGCGGAACCCATAGAGCTGCTCTGCTGGGGAGACGACTGGGATCTTCCGTCGGTCCACACAGATTCTCTCATCGTGCTG GCGTATGCAAAATTTGCGGGGGCCAAGCTTACAGTAAAGTGTGTTGACTGGACATGGAGAACTATAACAG CCTCAGTGCCACAACTACACTATGAGGGATCTACTGTCACAGAACCAACACGGATTCTAAacttcctgagaaagaag AGATTCAATGCAGACTATGAGTTGACCGCTAAAGAAGGGGCAGATACAATGGCTTATATTGCACTGTTGGAGGAAAAACTGCGACCGGCTCTG CTACACACATTCTGGGTGGATGCAGAGAATTATGCTAACCTGACCCGGCCCTGGTTTTCTTCACATTGTCCATTCCCCCTCAACTTCTTTGTACCGGGTCGACAGGCTAGCTTGGCTCTGTCGCGTATATTACTGACCAAAGGAGAGTCGCCATTGCTTAACATCACAGAGGTAGAGGGAAAG ATCTACAGTGAAGCCAAAGAGGGCCTGAATTTACTCTCACACAGACTTGGAAACTCCAACTACTTCTTTGGAAACAC GCCTACAAGCCTGGATGCGTTTGTGTTTGGTTATATTGCCCCCCTCCTTAAAGCCCCTCTGCCCAGCGGACAACTTCAGAAGCACCTGAACCAGCTTGATAATCTGTGCCAGTTCTGCAATACCATCCTTAAAAGTTACTTTACCGATGCCACAGCTGAGAAGAAAATGGACG GCGCACCGACGGCTTCCAATGATCCTGTTGATGCAAACCTCCAGAAACTGACACAGCTTGTTAACAAAGAGTCCAACCTTATTGAAAAG ATGGATGGTAACCTTCGCAGCAGTCCCCAGCACAGACCACATAGACACGAGGCCAAACCTTCAGCCCTGACCAGTGAGAAGAACTTGACCCCTGCCTGA
- the LOC127625240 gene encoding metaxin-3-like isoform X2 has product MVNKYVNHGYQAETVVGGLSACCAISCVSIMQTNMAEPIELLCWGDDWDLPSVHTDSLIVLAYAKFAGAKLTVKCVDWTWRTITASVPQLHYEGSTVTEPTRILNFLRKKRFNADYELTAKEGADTMAYIALLEEKLRPALLHTFWVDAENYANLTRPWFSSHCPFPLNFFVPGRQASLALSRILLTKGESPLLNITEVEGKIYSEAKEGLNLLSHRLGNSNYFFGNTPTSLDAFVFGYIAPLLKAPLPSGQLQKHLNQLDNLCQFCNTILKSYFTDATAEKKMDDGW; this is encoded by the exons ATGGTGAATAAATATGTTAATCATGGCTACCAAG CTGAGACTGTGGTAGGAGGATTGTCTGCATGCTGTGCGATCTCATGTGTCTCAATCATGCAAACAAACATGGCGGAACCCATAGAGCTGCTCTGCTGGGGAGACGACTGGGATCTTCCGTCGGTCCACACAGATTCTCTCATCGTGCTG GCGTATGCAAAATTTGCGGGGGCCAAGCTTACAGTAAAGTGTGTTGACTGGACATGGAGAACTATAACAG CCTCAGTGCCACAACTACACTATGAGGGATCTACTGTCACAGAACCAACACGGATTCTAAacttcctgagaaagaag AGATTCAATGCAGACTATGAGTTGACCGCTAAAGAAGGGGCAGATACAATGGCTTATATTGCACTGTTGGAGGAAAAACTGCGACCGGCTCTG CTACACACATTCTGGGTGGATGCAGAGAATTATGCTAACCTGACCCGGCCCTGGTTTTCTTCACATTGTCCATTCCCCCTCAACTTCTTTGTACCGGGTCGACAGGCTAGCTTGGCTCTGTCGCGTATATTACTGACCAAAGGAGAGTCGCCATTGCTTAACATCACAGAGGTAGAGGGAAAG ATCTACAGTGAAGCCAAAGAGGGCCTGAATTTACTCTCACACAGACTTGGAAACTCCAACTACTTCTTTGGAAACAC GCCTACAAGCCTGGATGCGTTTGTGTTTGGTTATATTGCCCCCCTCCTTAAAGCCCCTCTGCCCAGCGGACAACTTCAGAAGCACCTGAACCAGCTTGATAATCTGTGCCAGTTCTGCAATACCATCCTTAAAAGTTACTTTACCGATGCCACAGCTGAGAAGAAAATGGACG ATGGATGGTAA